Proteins found in one Magnolia sinica isolate HGM2019 chromosome 5, MsV1, whole genome shotgun sequence genomic segment:
- the LOC131246152 gene encoding cytochrome P450 724B1, translating into MGVDAFLLVLLLGPALAAVLLHFLFAKKERRNIPNGSMGWPLLGETLGFLKPHKSNTLGSFLQDHCSRYGKVFKSHVFGSPTIISCDHELNSFILQNEERLFQCSYPKPIHGVLGKLSMLVVVGDAHKKLRSIALSLTNTWKSKFEYLHDIEEHAISIMESWRDREQVIFCEEARKYTFNVIVKQILSLKPEEPQTAMILEDFLTFMKGLVSFPLYIPGAPYAKAVKARSRISSTVRAIVDERRKGVVGSEKGDFLDVLLSNGSLSDEENVSLVLDLLLGGYETTSLLMSLAVYFLGSSPTALGQLKEEHQAIRKRKEKGEHLNWEDYKQMEYTQNVINEALRCGNIVKFVHRKALKDVQFKGYLIPSGWKVLPVFSAAHLDPSLHEEASEFCPRRWAGRATSKKIAPFGGGPRLCPGAELAKVETAFFLHHLVLNFRWRTEEEDQPMAYPYLEFKRGLPLVIEPIER; encoded by the exons ATGGGTGTTGATGCCTTTCTATTGGTTCTCTTGTTAGGGCCAGCACTTGCTGCTGTTCTTCTACATTTCTTGTTTGCCAAAAAAGAGCGGAGAAACATTCCCAACGGGAGTATGGGATGGCCTCTCTTGGGTGAAACACTTGGCTTTCTGAAGCCACACAAATCCAACACACTTGGGAGTTTCCTACAAGACCATTGTTCCag GTATGGAAAGGTCTTCAAATCTCATGTCTTTGGTTCTCCCACCATCATTTCCTGCGACCATGAGCTCAACTCTTTCATCCTTCAAAACGAAGAGAGGCTGTTCCAGTGCAGCTACCCCAAGCCCATTCATGGAGTTCTTGGGAAGCTATCAATGCTCGTCGTGGTTGGCGATGCACATAAAAAGCTCAGGAGCATCGCTCTCAGCCTTACAAACACATGGAAGTCGAAGTTTGAATATCTCCATGATATCGAAGAGCATGCGATATCAATAATGGAATCTTGGAGAGACAGGGAGCAAGTCATCTTCTGCGAAGAAGCGAGAAAG TACACATTCAATGTTATAGTGAAGCAGATACTAAGTTTGAAGCCAGAAGAGCCACAAACAGCAATGATATTAGAAGACTTCCTAACCTTCATGAAAGGATTGGTGTCTTTTCCATTATACATTCCTGGAGCTCCATATGCAAAGGCTGTAAAG GCAAGATCTAGGATTTCTTCCACTGTGAGAGCAATAGTAGATGAAAGGAGAAAAGGGGTTGTGGGAAGTGAAAAGGGAGACTTTCTAGATGTACTTCTGTCAAATGGCAGTTTGAGTGATGAAGAGAATGTGAGTCTTGTGTTGGATCTTCTACTTGGAGGTTATGAAACTACCTCCTTGCTCATGTCTCTAGCTGTCTATTTTCTTGGAAGCTCACCAACTGCTCTTGGACAATTAAAG GAAGAGCATCAAGCAATAAGgaagagaaaggagaaaggagaaCACCTAAACTGGGAAGATTACAAGCAAATGGAATACACACAAAAT GTGATAAATGAAGCTCTAAGATGTGGAAACATTGTCAAGTTTGTTCACAGAAAGGCTCTCAAAGATGTCCAGTTCAAAG GGTATTTAATCCCCTCTGGATGGAAGGTTCTTCCGGTCTTCAGCGCAGCCCATCTTGATCCATCTCTTCATGAAGAAGCCTCTGAATTCTGTCCTCGGAGATGGGCG GGTCGTGCAACATCCAAAAAAATAGCTCCTTTTGGTGGTGGACCACGCCTATGTCCTGGGGCCGAACTTGCTAAAGTAGAGACTGCTTTCTTCCTGCATCATCTTGTACTTAATTTCAG ATGGAGAACAGAGGAAGAAGACCAACCAATGGCATACCCGTACTTGGAATTCAAAAGGGGCTTGCCTCTTGTGATAGAGCCTATAGAGAGATGA